A single window of Populus nigra chromosome 17, ddPopNigr1.1, whole genome shotgun sequence DNA harbors:
- the LOC133677366 gene encoding probable LRR receptor-like serine/threonine-protein kinase At1g53430, translated as MCTNCLHIVPPQAVNQTDDSLYINCGGGTVFYGKEFEADSATSNYYSAPRKNWAYSCSGDFGSKTYDSSDYIKNMECGDCDSAGTQLYNSSRLCPLSLTYYGFCLFKGNYTVKLYFAETVYPSDEDYSNLGKRVFDVYIQGKRELKDFNIKEMASSTNKTWTQNFTAFVGDDHLLTIHFFRAGKGTFLEPRFFNSPAALSLNGPLVSGISVTANFKVGTGLSTPQIALITAGSVFASLLLSAYMWKMGLLQKSYLDDTTIQVQGDQGDGESFTPKEIIDATRKFSPKMEIGRGRFGIVYEAELPNKRKLAVMKISPRNSKQQGKDELQGEISKLKSLDHENLVQLLGGYSNKDLHLLVNEYMQKGSLQRALFEPNSTTKLDWKARFDICLGIARGLKYLHEEKRIVHGNINPSNIMLDNSLTAKLSAFGLATLCDEEDQFMTIEAKESRVYMAPEYSIGKAINTVKADVYSFGVVLLEIVSGIVSAEYTPNQEEAKFLLDKASVLHDKGRILDLVDQKLASSYDRKQALTVLHLAMKCVNLSPTLRPKMSEVVSVLEGEISPQQISEGDDTLSVNIGGLYGASSKVLEIDPIS; from the exons ATGTGCACCAACTGCTTGCATATTGTTCCTCCTCAAGCAGTGAACCAAACAG aCGATTCCTTATATATAAATTGTGGAGGAGGCACTGTTTTTTATGGGAAAGAGTTTGAAGCAGATAGTGCAACATCAAATTACTATTCAGCTCCAAGAAAAAATTGGGCTTATTCTTGTTCTGGAGACTTCGGATCGAAAACTTACGATTCCAGTGATTACATAAAAAACATGGAATGTGGAGATTGTGATTCTGCTGGGACTCAGTTATACAATTCAAGTCGCCTCTGCCCTCTTTCTCTGACATACTATGGCTTCTGtttatttaaaggaaattaCACTGTGAAACTTTACTTCGCTGAAACTGTTTACCCAAGTGATGAAGATTATTCGAATTTAGGGAAACGTGTTTTTGATGTATATATTCAG GGGAAGAGAGAACTAAAAGACTTCAACATAAAAGAAATGGCCAGCAGCACCAACAAGACATGGACTCAAAATTTCACAGCATTTGTAGGAGATGATCATCTATTGACTATCCATTTTTTCCGGGCTGGCAAAGGAACTTTCCTGGAGCCAAGATTTTTCAATTCACCTGCTGCACTGTCTCTAAATGGACCCCTTGTATCAGGCATTTCCGTAACTGCAA ACTTCAAAGTTGGCACGGGACTATCTACTCCACAAATTGCCTTGATTACTGCAGGTTCAGTATTTGCTTCTCTACTTCTGTCGGCTTACATGTGGAAAATGGGCTTGCTGCAGAAAAGCTATTTGGATG ATACAACTATACAGGTCCAAGGAGATCAAGGAGATGGAGAATCTTTCACCCCTAAAGAAATAATCGATGCTACTCGAAAATTTAGCCCCAAAATGGAGATTGGCAGGGGACGCTTTGGAATAGTATACGAG GCTGAATTGCCGAACAAGAGAAAATTAGCAGTGATGAAGATTTCTCCTCGTAATTCAAAGCAACAAGGAAAAGATGAATTACAAGGGGAAATCTCCAAACTGAAATCTTTGGATCATGAGAATCTTGTTCAATTATTGGGTGGCTATTCTAATAAAGACCTGCATCTGCTAGTAAATGAATATATGCAGAAAGGCTCCCTTCAACGTGCGTTGTTTG AACCAAATTCCACGACAAAACTTGATTGGAAAGCTAGATTTGATATCTGTCTGGGAATAGCAAGAGGTTTGAAGTATTTGCATGAAGAGAAAAGGATTGTTCATGGAAACATAAATCCTAGTAATATTATGCTTGATAACTCTCTTACGGCCAAGTTGTCTGCCTTTGGATTGGCAACGCTTTGTGATGAGGAAGATCAATTTATGACCATCGAAGCAAAAGAGTCGCG AGTTTACATGGCACCTGAGTATTCAATTGGAAAAGCAATAAATACTGTTAAAGCTGATGTTTACAGTTTCGGAGTTGTCCTACTCGAAATAGTTAGCGGGATAGTTAGTGCAGAATATACACCCAATCAAGAAGAAGCTAAGTTTCTTCTGGATAAA GCTAGCGTTTTGCACGATAAGGGAAGAATCCTTGACTTGGTGGACCAGAAATTAGCATCCAGTTACGACAGAAAGCAGGCTCTTACTGTTTTGCACTTGGCAATGAAGTGCGTTAATCTGTCCCCTACTCTTAGGCCTAAAATGTCCGAAGTCGTCAGTGTACTTGAAGGTGAGATAAGCCCTCAACAGATTTCTGAAGGCGATGATACTCTATCAGTAAATATTGGAGGACTATACGGTGCATCTTCCAAGGTGTTGGAAATAGATCCAATTTCTTAG